One Granulicella sp. 5B5 DNA window includes the following coding sequences:
- a CDS encoding SCO family protein, whose amino-acid sequence MRVVAVGCMALMLGVGAGVMGAQGYSADKPLGATAQAPPAYLKHAGIEQKLGQTLPMAATFTDSTGKTGALSTWYDGKPVVMAMVYYKCAMLCPQVLHGLATGLKATTLTAGKDYDVMVFSIDPTDTPQDAVGQKQQFLNEAGMTGQADAVHFLTAPKASIDALSDATGFHFVMVPGPDGKMDQYAHSSVIMFATPDGKMSKYLAGVSYEPRDLRMALLDASEKKISNPVDLLILYCCNYSPTAGKYSVSVVRILGIAGMVTLLIVIGMVYLLTRKPKGHVA is encoded by the coding sequence ATGCGAGTTGTTGCTGTTGGCTGCATGGCGTTGATGCTGGGGGTAGGCGCGGGAGTGATGGGGGCGCAGGGGTACTCGGCTGATAAGCCGCTAGGGGCGACGGCGCAGGCACCGCCGGCGTATCTGAAGCATGCGGGGATCGAGCAGAAGCTTGGGCAGACGCTGCCAATGGCGGCGACGTTTACGGACTCGACGGGAAAGACGGGGGCGCTTTCTACCTGGTACGACGGCAAGCCAGTGGTGATGGCGATGGTGTATTACAAGTGCGCGATGCTGTGCCCGCAGGTGCTGCATGGGCTGGCGACCGGGCTGAAAGCCACGACGCTGACTGCGGGCAAAGACTACGACGTGATGGTGTTCAGCATCGATCCGACGGACACACCGCAGGATGCTGTGGGGCAGAAACAGCAGTTTTTGAACGAGGCCGGGATGACCGGGCAGGCGGATGCTGTGCATTTTCTGACTGCGCCGAAGGCTTCGATCGATGCGTTGAGCGATGCTACGGGGTTTCACTTTGTGATGGTGCCGGGGCCGGATGGGAAGATGGACCAGTATGCTCATTCCAGCGTGATTATGTTCGCGACGCCGGATGGGAAGATGTCGAAGTACCTGGCTGGGGTGAGCTATGAGCCGCGCGACCTGCGGATGGCGCTGCTGGATGCGAGCGAGAAGAAGATCAGCAACCCGGTGGACCTACTGATCCTGTACTGCTGCAACTATAGCCCGACGGCGGGCAAGTACTCGGTGTCGGTGGTGCGGATACTGGGGATTGCGGGGATGGTGACGCTGCTGATCGTGATCGGGATGGTGTATCTGCTGACGCGAAAGCCGAAGGGACACGTGGCGTAG
- the hemC gene encoding hydroxymethylbilane synthase, which translates to MSTSTIRIGSRGSQLALWQANHIADQLRANGHTVEIEVIRTVGDRMQDPQFVAPSTFPDGTPLDSKGIFIKEIEDALLDGRVDLAVHSLKDLPTTLDPRFTLAAIPPRADARDAFVCEDHWGLHMLPSGARVATTSPRRQAMILALRPDIQFVQMRGNIDTRLRKWEEGQCDALILASAGLDRLGRTQHVHQRFSIDELTPAPGQGALALETRCPHALKGTGFSPSVASGQREGALAPEALNEAIRALNCCATEYAVTAERAVLDALGGGCQLPLGAYCHASDDQWHLHAMVVSPDGEQIAHIIQRAPIGIAATDLGHSVAEALKARGALDLLQQTA; encoded by the coding sequence GTGAGCACATCCACCATACGCATCGGTTCGCGCGGCTCGCAGCTCGCGCTCTGGCAGGCCAACCACATCGCCGATCAACTTCGCGCCAACGGCCACACCGTCGAGATCGAGGTCATCCGCACCGTCGGCGACCGCATGCAGGACCCGCAGTTCGTCGCCCCCTCCACCTTCCCCGACGGCACGCCACTCGACTCCAAAGGCATCTTCATCAAGGAGATCGAAGACGCCCTCCTCGACGGCCGTGTCGACCTCGCCGTGCACTCGCTCAAAGACCTCCCCACCACGCTTGACCCCCGCTTCACCCTAGCCGCCATCCCACCGCGCGCCGATGCCCGCGACGCCTTCGTCTGCGAAGACCACTGGGGACTGCACATGCTCCCCTCCGGCGCCCGCGTTGCCACCACCAGCCCGCGCCGCCAGGCCATGATCCTCGCCCTCCGCCCGGACATCCAGTTCGTCCAGATGCGCGGCAACATCGACACCCGCCTCCGCAAGTGGGAGGAAGGCCAGTGCGACGCGCTTATCCTCGCCTCCGCCGGCCTCGACCGCCTCGGCCGCACCCAGCACGTCCACCAGCGCTTCTCCATCGACGAACTCACCCCCGCCCCCGGCCAGGGAGCCCTCGCCCTCGAAACTCGATGTCCTCACGCTTTGAAGGGGACGGGCTTCAGCCCGTCCGTTGCATCAGGGCAGAGGGAAGGGGCTTTAGCCCCGGAGGCTCTCAACGAGGCCATCCGCGCCCTCAACTGTTGCGCCACCGAGTACGCCGTCACCGCCGAACGCGCCGTCCTCGACGCCCTCGGCGGCGGCTGCCAGCTTCCTCTCGGCGCTTACTGCCACGCCTCCGACGACCAGTGGCATCTCCATGCGATGGTCGTCTCTCCCGACGGCGAACAGATTGCCCACATCATCCAGCGGGCTCCCATCGGCATCGCCGCCACCGACCTCGGCCACTCCGTCGCCGAAGCCCTCAAGGCCCGCGGCGCCCTCGATCTCCTCCAGCAGACCGCATAG